Within the Silurus meridionalis isolate SWU-2019-XX chromosome 2, ASM1480568v1, whole genome shotgun sequence genome, the region GCCATGTTGCTCTCAGTGAAGTTGAGATGTAAAAATCGAGCGCTTTAAACTGAGAGATCTGCCTGCGATAAAGCACTACAAGAATGTGTTCTTTTGGTcaaatgttatttattgttaaatccTTTGACATAATTAGGgaattttaatgttaaataatagtGGATAAGGGATTCATAATGATATGCAATGATTctaaatataatcatttttatattaaggAATGTACTGGAAAGTACTGTGTGTTGTAACCTGTAATACACAGTTACATAAGCAGTTGCTTTGACAgcctgtgactgttgttttggAGATTATGTCATAAAATTTAACACTGTGTGTCAGAATGAATGAAGTGTAATTTCTGCCACAGTATCTTCTCTGAGCCAGGTTGCCAAATAGAAGCTCAGCACCCCAATGTGACTTTTTGCATTTCATGTCAACATACTGTTATCAGAGACATGTTCTACTGGATAAGGCTGAAAATACTGTAACTTTTCAACATATCCTTGAAAATAAAAGGCTTAGAAAGTTATGGCCCACATTGCTGCTTGTGTTATAGCCTTGTAGGATACTTCTTTTTGTTGAGGAAATAGATCATGGAGAATGGTTTGAACTGACAGGAATACaataataaacttaaaaaaaaaactggaaaaagacCAGGTAGGTAAACCTATACCGATTGTAgtctcagattcctgttcttgccTGAGCGCATGTGGTATTTTGCTGTTCTGCCTCAAAATCAAACACATTCTACATTCCAACATGGCTTTCTGCTCACCACTGTTGAAAATTGTGTTATTTGAGTTACCGTCCCCTTCCTGTCAAATCATATCTGCACTCACTGTCATTTTTTCCCACACTATTCTGTATAAAcagtgtgaaaatcccaggagatcagccgTTTTTAAATGTCTGGCCCCAACAGCCATGCCACAGTTAAAGTCCCTGTCCTTcattttctgcattgtgctaCTGTCATATGATTAGCTGATTGGATAATACACGAATAGCTATGTGAGCAGATAATCCTATTGAATATTGGCTTATGAGGCACAATGGAGTACACTAGTCATTGTGGCTCATTTTGCTATGAATATGAATTGTCCAGGTGTtgcttattttgtttataatcaaataaaaccaaTCAAGTTTTCTACCTGTAATTCTTATGGTTTATTAATGCTGGAATTCACGATTACATtgacatttatgacatttggcagatgcccttataccAAATTTCctatttattcttattctttatTCTCAGCTCATTAAAAGTTGAGGGTTATCAAAGTTCCTGAACAGCTAAGATCTGAACTCGCAAGCTTTTGATCAAAGGTCCAACAACAATATGTGAAATTAATTCTATGAAATGTGTAATGACATTAGAATAGatgagatatataaatatatgaacttttttgtttgttttttgtttttaagaaagTAATGGACCTGCTGTTATGCAGTTGTGAGGAcagttattatttaatattatttattatttacttctaACTTCAAACATCTTtaatatagaaaacatttgctaTGTTATAATAAACTATGCTTAGTTACATGAAGATATGACTtgaaaatacaataatattacatattatttggGACTGAACTGTGCTTTATATGTTTGGGTTTAGTATCCTTCCCAGCATGAGTATAGCATTAGTGTTGCCCTCTACAATGGCAAAAAGGAACGGTCTGTCCATGGTGACTTTAAGAGGCACTCGCTCATCCAGAGACTTGTTCGGAACCTCCTTTCCTTCCTCGGACATCTCAAAAAGCACTTTGTTGATCACCTGTCACACAATGGATAGAggtaaaatgaaatgtttaaaatgtgtttgcAATTATATTCCAAAGAAGTCTGAGTCCATGATGATCACAGCTAAATCTGTAATGCAGAATTCTGAAACCAGATACAGGTCCAACTAAAAGGCTTCCAtttgaagaaaatctaatgattaTGAGAAACTGAAGTAGATTAACTATAGTTGGAATTGTGTAGTTTGATGTAACATGCACTTTATTTCATAAAAGATTTACCTGGTCGACAGTGAAATTGCTCTTTGTGCTGAGTCTCTGAAAGTTGGCATCAGAACCCAGCAGCAATTTATCAAGCGTCATATCAGATAGCAGTGATCTCAGGTCAGTCACAGCTGTCATTGAGAATTTAGGCAGGGACAATTCCAGGTATCTACaaaatggcaaataaaaaattagattTACATGTGAATGTTTATGCATTGGACAAAAGGTCACACTATCCTCTGAATTATTGATCTCTCAAGGCCGACTTCTGTGCTAAGGGACTGAACCTTGAACTAGTGTTCAGCTCGCATCAGTTTGAATACTTTGGTCTGTTTTACCCTGACTAACTCAACAAACTGTTCACAGAAAATACTCACTGCTCCTTTAGATGTTTATGCCATGTAGATATGGtgtctgtctgtagctgagtTTCAATGTCTTGAAGTTTGGCTTCTTCACTAGGGAGCACCAATAGCATGTAGGTCTGCTTGCCAAGGCCGAGTTTGACTACAGTGAACAACTTTTTAGGATCACTGAAGTGCATGTAGTCACCAGTGTGTGTCATGAGAGGTACTTTCACAGTGGACTTCTCATCAATCCGGAAGTCTTGTACAGTTGTCTTTTCAGGTTGGAACGCTTTTCTCCAGTTCCCTATGAATTATAACATTTCAAGTAATTACACATTTCCTGAGAGTCAGAAAAGCATCTATGCCGCCAtctaacaatacatttttaggACCAAATGACTGTAGGATGTTGCCTGCATCCAGATAGAGAAGCAGAAGTGCTCGTATCCTTCACTAAAAACAGACACTTTTGATTGGGGTGCACTTTCACCAACTTATTTACACCTAGGGGCAACTTATTGAAACCAATACACCAGTCTGCATGTTTTCAGAAGGTGGGAGGCAACCGTagaacccacacagacacagaaatgTCATGCATATAATATCTGCACAGACCCAAGCTGAGGTTTAATCTGGGGATCCCCGAGCTGTGAGGCAACAACACTACCTTCTGTACTACCATTCTGGTCCTTTTACAAGTATATCTATAATATCTAGAGCAGCTAAAGAATGGCTGAGCATCCTTTTTTTCTAAGAGTCTAGGaagacattaaatatttaccAGGGTCTCAGTTTGTCATTGATCTTAAACTCTAATACAAAGATGCCTGAAAATAAATTACCTTAACCACCCACCTTTAAAATGCACAGAGGTTGCAAACAGCAGGTTTGTTGACAGGCTGATATCTTTAAAAAGGTTCTCCACCTTGCTGTGGGATGTCTTCTGAATAAACGAGTTTACTTGTGCCTCAGCATCTTTTGGCTGGGAGAAATTCACTGTTCGGATAAAAGAGGCCTCTGAAAACTCTTGAATGCCATGCACAAAGTCCTTGGACAAGTTGGCGTCGCTGCTTACGAAGGTCCAAACAAGTGTCTTGAGCTCATCGTTAGGTCCGTCGATTAATGAACTAATGGCTTTAAGTGCACGCAGTACCTTGTGTCCATTTATAACTTTCACACAACCAGACTTCTCAGTATTCCAGAGGAGTCCCAAGAATTGCTGGTAGTCACTGGCAGTACTCTTGGAGGTTCCAAGGTACAATGTCAGCAGGGTACCAAAGGCAGTGTAGGGAGAGAAGAGTATATTAGAGTTCCCTTGCTTGCGGCTCAGTGCCTGATACATCCGCAGGCCCTGAGAGTTCTGCAGTTCGGCCACCACAGCAGTCCATTGGGTGAGGTTATTTAGTTCTTCGATTGCAGGTCGGGGATCCGGCTCTGTGCTGTCTTGAATGGCAGGCAGAGAATGAGTGGTCTCTGAAGGAAACTTGTCTTTACTGCTGGTGACTTCACAGGTTACATCTCCAGAGTCAAGAAGGGAGAAGGGATGGATATACACACGGTTGGCCGTTCCCATTGCAAACCAGGTGAGCAATAGAAGAAACAGTTTCATCTTATTTGGTAGTTTGCCAAAATATCTCAGACCGGACCTAAAACAGTCAGTCAATAAGAGTGTAACAAGCATGAGTTATCTCAAATAGAATTAAAAGTCGatgtaataaaaagtaaaagctGAAAAGTTCCAGTTGT harbors:
- the agt gene encoding angiotensinogen encodes the protein MQLISAGDSTAHIVSRSGLRYFGKLPNKMKLFLLLLTWFAMGTANRVYIHPFSLLDSGDVTCEVTSSKDKFPSETTHSLPAIQDSTEPDPRPAIEELNNLTQWTAVVAELQNSQGLRMYQALSRKQGNSNILFSPYTAFGTLLTLYLGTSKSTASDYQQFLGLLWNTEKSGCVKVINGHKVLRALKAISSLIDGPNDELKTLVWTFVSSDANLSKDFVHGIQEFSEASFIRTVNFSQPKDAEAQVNSFIQKTSHSKVENLFKDISLSTNLLFATSVHFKGNWRKAFQPEKTTVQDFRIDEKSTVKVPLMTHTGDYMHFSDPKKLFTVVKLGLGKQTYMLLVLPSEEAKLQDIETQLQTDTISTWHKHLKEQYLELSLPKFSMTAVTDLRSLLSDMTLDKLLLGSDANFQRLSTKSNFTVDQVINKVLFEMSEEGKEVPNKSLDERVPLKVTMDRPFLFAIVEGNTNAILMLGRILNPNI